The proteins below come from a single Crossiella sp. CA-258035 genomic window:
- a CDS encoding Vms1/Ankzf1 family peptidyl-tRNA hydrolase, which produces MDLSPFRELARATGPFATVYLDVSHDTTQAAKQIDLRWQSARASLAEQGADPPTLAALDRALTEALPAVGRAGRALVAGGGKLWLDEPLRMPPPQPLTHYGALPDLGPLLAGRTPGIAHVVAVIDRTGADLRGFAADGSLAASPEVEGDRHPVHKVGGGGLSHGHIQHRVEETWHANAKQVAEEIDRLVGELNAQLVVLAGEPKSRADVRDSLNHRCATIAVELSGASRADANEETVTEAVQSLVANIAAAHGREIEERFVQELNRPGGHAVSGLPEVTAALRMSTVDTLLMDPEAERAQQIWVGDQPTQLAVAQEELRDLGVPNPRPEPADAALLRATAATGAQLQMTPGLRDGVAALLRS; this is translated from the coding sequence ATGGACCTGAGCCCATTCCGCGAACTGGCCAGGGCCACCGGCCCGTTCGCCACGGTGTACCTGGACGTCTCACACGACACCACGCAGGCCGCCAAGCAGATCGACCTGCGCTGGCAGAGCGCCCGAGCCAGCCTCGCCGAACAGGGCGCGGACCCACCCACGCTGGCCGCGCTCGACCGCGCCCTCACCGAGGCCCTGCCCGCCGTCGGCCGCGCGGGCCGGGCCCTGGTCGCCGGGGGCGGCAAGCTCTGGCTGGACGAGCCCCTGCGCATGCCACCACCCCAGCCCCTGACCCACTACGGCGCGCTGCCGGACCTCGGCCCCCTGCTCGCCGGCCGCACCCCCGGTATCGCGCACGTGGTCGCGGTGATCGACCGAACCGGCGCTGACCTGCGCGGATTCGCCGCCGACGGCAGCCTGGCAGCCAGCCCGGAGGTCGAGGGGGACCGGCACCCGGTGCACAAGGTGGGTGGTGGCGGCCTGTCGCACGGCCACATCCAGCACCGGGTCGAGGAGACCTGGCACGCCAATGCCAAACAGGTCGCCGAGGAGATCGACCGGCTGGTGGGCGAGCTGAACGCCCAGCTGGTGGTGCTGGCCGGTGAGCCCAAGTCCCGCGCCGACGTGCGCGACAGCCTGAACCACCGCTGCGCCACCATCGCCGTCGAACTCTCCGGCGCCAGCCGCGCCGACGCCAACGAGGAGACCGTCACCGAGGCGGTCCAGTCCCTGGTGGCCAACATCGCCGCCGCCCACGGCCGCGAGATCGAGGAACGCTTCGTCCAGGAGCTCAACCGCCCGGGTGGCCACGCCGTCAGCGGCCTCCCCGAGGTCACGGCGGCCCTGCGAATGTCCACAGTAGACACCCTGCTGATGGACCCGGAAGCCGAACGCGCCCAGCAGATCTGGGTCGGCGACCAGCCAACCCAGCTTGCAGTGGCCCAAGAAGAGCTCCGCGACCTGGGCGTCCCCAACCCCAGACCGGAACCCGCCGACGCGGCCCTGCTGCGCGCCACCGCCGCCACCGGCGCGCAACTCCAGATGACCCCCGGCCTGCGCGACGGCGTAGCGGCCTTGCTCCGCAGCTGA
- a CDS encoding ABC transporter ATP-binding protein — protein MRGAMRQDAASKKVRRGTLRRVLTFARPHRGKLLVFLALTVISAVLAVSTPVLAGQVVNAIVDGRDSGLVVRIALLIAAIALLGAAIGLVERWLSSRIGEGLIYDLRRAVFEHVQQLPVAFFARTRTGALVSRLNNDVVGAQRAFTSTVSGVLTNVIQLALALGVMLTLSWQVTVLAMLLLPVFVLPARRVGRRMADLQREAAGHNAGMTNQMTERFSAPGATLVKLFGRPKEEAEEFGGRAARVRDIGVRNAMTTMSFVTALTLVSSLALALVYGLGGWLAIQGELAAGTVVSLALLLTRLYSPLTALANARVDVMSALVSFERVFEVLDLPPSITERAGATVVPPGGVSVEFQGVHFGYPAASEVSLASLEDVETLDKRGGQEVLHGISFRAEPGQLVALVGSSGAGKSTIASLVPRLYDVNAGSIRLSDVDVRDLSFDAIREAVGVVTQDGHLFHDTIGANLRYGRPQATDEEVWTALRQARLAELVAALPDGLDTVVGERGYRLSGGERQRLTIARLLLAQPRVVILDEATAHLDSASELAVQEALTEALANRTALVIAHRLSTIRAADVILVVEDGRILERGSHQELLAKDGRYAELYRTQFAQEPMAQTG, from the coding sequence ATGCGTGGGGCGATGCGCCAGGACGCCGCCAGCAAGAAGGTGCGGCGCGGCACCCTGCGACGGGTGCTCACCTTCGCGCGCCCGCACCGCGGAAAGCTGCTGGTCTTCCTCGCGTTGACCGTCATCTCCGCGGTGCTCGCGGTCAGCACCCCGGTGCTGGCCGGGCAGGTCGTGAACGCGATCGTGGACGGCAGGGACTCGGGCCTTGTCGTCCGCATCGCGCTGCTCATCGCCGCCATCGCCCTGCTGGGCGCTGCGATCGGCCTGGTGGAGCGCTGGCTGTCCTCCCGGATCGGCGAGGGCCTGATCTACGACCTGCGCCGCGCGGTGTTCGAGCACGTGCAGCAGCTGCCGGTGGCCTTCTTCGCCCGCACCCGCACCGGCGCGCTGGTCAGCAGGCTCAACAACGACGTGGTCGGCGCCCAGCGCGCGTTCACCTCCACCGTGTCCGGGGTGCTGACCAACGTGATCCAGCTGGCCCTGGCCCTCGGCGTGATGCTGACGCTGTCCTGGCAGGTCACCGTGCTGGCCATGCTGCTGCTGCCGGTGTTCGTGCTGCCCGCCCGCCGGGTCGGTCGGCGGATGGCCGACCTGCAGCGGGAGGCGGCCGGGCACAACGCCGGCATGACCAACCAGATGACCGAGCGGTTCTCCGCGCCGGGGGCGACCCTGGTGAAGCTGTTCGGGCGGCCGAAGGAGGAGGCCGAGGAGTTCGGCGGGCGGGCCGCGCGGGTGCGCGACATCGGCGTGCGCAACGCGATGACCACGATGTCCTTCGTCACCGCGCTCACCCTGGTGTCCAGCCTGGCGCTGGCGCTGGTGTACGGGCTGGGTGGCTGGCTGGCGATCCAGGGCGAACTGGCTGCGGGAACCGTTGTCTCCCTTGCCCTGCTGCTCACCCGGCTGTACTCGCCGCTGACCGCGCTGGCCAACGCGCGGGTGGACGTGATGAGCGCGCTGGTCTCCTTCGAGCGGGTGTTCGAGGTGCTGGACCTGCCGCCGTCGATCACCGAGCGGGCCGGTGCCACGGTGGTGCCGCCGGGCGGGGTGTCCGTGGAGTTCCAGGGCGTGCACTTCGGCTATCCGGCCGCCAGCGAGGTTTCCCTTGCCTCGCTTGAGGACGTGGAGACCCTGGACAAGCGCGGCGGCCAGGAGGTGTTGCACGGCATCAGCTTCCGCGCCGAACCGGGTCAGCTGGTGGCCCTGGTCGGCTCCTCCGGCGCGGGCAAGTCCACGATAGCTTCCCTGGTGCCAAGGCTGTACGACGTCAACGCCGGGTCCATCCGGCTGTCCGATGTGGACGTCCGGGACCTGTCCTTCGACGCGATCCGGGAAGCCGTCGGCGTGGTCACCCAGGACGGCCACCTCTTCCACGACACCATCGGCGCGAACCTGCGCTACGGCCGCCCACAGGCCACCGACGAGGAGGTCTGGACCGCGCTGCGCCAGGCCAGGCTGGCCGAGCTGGTGGCCGCACTGCCGGACGGGCTGGACACGGTGGTGGGGGAGCGGGGCTACCGGCTCTCCGGTGGCGAGCGGCAGCGGCTGACCATCGCCCGGTTGCTGCTGGCGCAGCCACGCGTGGTGATCCTGGACGAGGCCACCGCGCACCTGGACTCGGCCTCGGAGCTGGCGGTGCAGGAGGCGCTGACCGAGGCGCTGGCCAACCGGACCGCGCTGGTCATCGCACACCGGTTGTCCACCATCCGGGCGGCGGATGTGATCCTGGTGGTGGAGGACGGCCGGATCCTGGAGCGGGGCTCGCACCAGGAGCTGCTGGCCAAGGACGGCCGCTACGCCGAGCTGTACCGCACCCAGTTCGCGCAGGAACCGATGGCGCAGACGGGTTGA
- a CDS encoding enoyl-CoA hydratase/isomerase family protein translates to MPDESKIDAGLLERGGVQLTVEGPLATVTLNRPEVLNAQTPATWDALREIGSALSDEVRVVVVRGVGRAFSAGLDRRLFTAEGFDGQPGLVSLASGSPEDSDAVIAEFQRGFTWLRESNFITVAAVHGHAIGAGFQLALACDLRVAAEDAQFAMAETSLGLVPDLGGTLPLVQCVGYARAVEICLTGRRVGAEEALRIGLVNEVVPADALDAAVANLVARLVAPMPGASRETLALLAKAAGSPSLSEQTAAERSAQLRRLAELKALMNPTGS, encoded by the coding sequence ATGCCAGATGAATCGAAGATCGACGCTGGCCTGCTGGAGCGCGGGGGTGTCCAGCTCACCGTGGAAGGTCCGCTTGCCACGGTCACGCTGAACCGGCCCGAGGTGCTCAACGCGCAGACCCCCGCGACCTGGGACGCGCTGCGCGAGATCGGCTCGGCGCTGTCGGACGAGGTCAGGGTCGTGGTTGTGCGCGGGGTCGGCCGCGCCTTCTCCGCTGGCCTCGACCGGCGGTTGTTCACCGCGGAGGGTTTTGACGGGCAGCCGGGTCTGGTGTCCCTCGCCTCGGGCTCGCCCGAGGACTCCGATGCCGTGATCGCCGAGTTCCAGCGGGGCTTCACCTGGCTGCGCGAGTCGAACTTCATCACCGTGGCGGCGGTGCATGGGCACGCGATCGGCGCGGGTTTCCAGCTCGCCCTGGCCTGCGACCTGCGGGTCGCGGCGGAGGACGCCCAGTTCGCGATGGCCGAGACCAGCCTCGGGCTGGTTCCCGACCTCGGCGGCACCCTCCCGCTCGTGCAGTGTGTCGGATACGCGCGAGCCGTGGAGATCTGCCTGACCGGCCGACGGGTCGGCGCCGAGGAGGCCCTGCGGATCGGGCTGGTCAACGAGGTCGTGCCAGCCGACGCGCTGGATGCCGCGGTGGCCAACCTGGTGGCGCGGCTGGTCGCGCCGATGCCGGGTGCGAGCCGGGAGACCCTGGCCCTGCTGGCCAAGGCCGCGGGCAGCCCGTCGCTGTCCGAACAGACCGCGGCGGAGCGTTCGGCCCAGCTGCGCAGGCTCGCCGAGCTGAAGGCACTGATGAACCCGACCGGCTCCTGA
- a CDS encoding helix-turn-helix domain-containing protein, with product MATFFHDRLAFTAFLFDHCPQGVVDRPTCSDGRRDKVATDLKKGARITGAARDKLASDLKKKYEKGASIRSLAESTGRSYGFVHRVLSESGVTLRGRGGATRTKKK from the coding sequence TTGGCGACGTTTTTCCATGATCGCCTAGCATTTACTGCCTTCCTGTTCGATCATTGCCCCCAAGGGGTCGTTGATCGACCCACCTGCTCGGACGGAAGGCGGGACAAGGTGGCGACTGACCTGAAGAAGGGCGCCCGGATCACCGGCGCGGCTCGGGACAAGCTTGCCTCTGACCTGAAGAAGAAGTACGAGAAGGGCGCGAGCATTCGGTCCCTGGCCGAGTCCACCGGCCGTTCGTACGGCTTCGTGCACCGTGTGTTGAGCGAGTCCGGTGTGACGCTGCGGGGCCGGGGCGGCGCCACGCGCACCAAGAAGAAGTGA
- a CDS encoding ABC-F family ATP-binding cassette domain-containing protein — MIAATGLELRAGSRILVSGANLRIQPGDRIGLVGRNGAGKTTTLRVLAGEGEPHAGEVKLADELGYLPQDPREGDLSVSVKDRVLSARNLDQLARDLEKAQTEMAELVDDAERERAVRRYGRLEERFSALGGYAAESDASRICANLGLPPRVMEQALLTLSGGQRRRVELARILFAASDGGGKSATTLLLDEPTNHLDADSITWLRSFLKAHDGGLVVISHDVELLADVVNRVWFLDATRGEVDVYNMNWKRYLDARATDEKRRRRERANAEKKASTLMAQADKMRAKATKAVAAQNMAKRAEKLLAGLDEERVADKVARIRFPDPAPCGKVPLTAENLSKSYGSLEIFAGVDLAIDRGAKVVVLGLNGAGKTTLLKLLCGQEKADSGRVVAGHGLRLGYYAQEHETLDHGASVWSNIRHAAPDTPEQQLRTLLGSFMFSGEQLDQPAGTLSGGEKTRLALAGLVSSAANVLLLDEPTNNLDPASREQVLDALRSFSGAVVLVTHDPGAVEALEPERVILLPDGTEDHWSADYLELVQLA; from the coding sequence TTGATCGCAGCCACCGGGCTGGAACTGCGCGCTGGTTCGCGCATCCTCGTCTCCGGCGCCAACCTCCGCATCCAGCCCGGCGACCGGATCGGCCTGGTCGGCCGCAACGGCGCGGGCAAGACCACCACCTTGCGCGTGCTCGCGGGTGAGGGCGAGCCGCACGCCGGTGAGGTCAAGCTCGCCGACGAGCTGGGCTACCTGCCGCAGGACCCCCGCGAGGGCGACCTGTCGGTCTCGGTCAAGGACCGGGTGCTCTCCGCGCGCAACCTGGACCAGCTGGCCAGGGACCTGGAGAAGGCCCAGACCGAGATGGCCGAGCTGGTCGACGACGCCGAGCGCGAGCGCGCGGTCCGCCGCTACGGCCGCCTGGAGGAGCGCTTCTCCGCCCTCGGCGGCTACGCCGCGGAGAGCGACGCCTCCCGGATCTGCGCCAACCTCGGGCTGCCGCCCAGGGTGATGGAGCAGGCGCTGCTGACCCTCTCCGGTGGTCAGCGCCGCCGGGTCGAGCTGGCCCGGATCCTGTTCGCGGCCTCCGACGGCGGCGGCAAGTCGGCCACCACGCTGCTGCTGGACGAGCCGACCAACCACCTCGACGCCGACTCGATCACCTGGCTGCGCTCCTTCCTCAAGGCGCACGACGGCGGCCTGGTGGTGATCAGCCACGATGTCGAGCTGCTGGCCGACGTGGTCAACCGGGTGTGGTTCCTGGACGCCACCCGCGGCGAGGTCGACGTCTACAACATGAACTGGAAGCGGTACCTGGACGCGCGCGCCACCGACGAGAAGCGCCGCCGCCGGGAACGGGCCAACGCGGAGAAGAAGGCCTCCACGCTCATGGCCCAGGCCGACAAGATGCGGGCCAAGGCCACCAAGGCGGTCGCCGCGCAGAACATGGCCAAGCGCGCGGAGAAGCTGCTGGCCGGGCTGGACGAGGAACGGGTGGCCGACAAGGTGGCCCGGATCCGCTTCCCGGACCCCGCGCCCTGCGGCAAGGTCCCGCTGACCGCGGAGAACCTGTCCAAGTCCTACGGTTCTCTGGAGATCTTCGCCGGGGTGGACCTGGCCATCGACCGCGGTGCCAAGGTGGTCGTGCTGGGCCTCAACGGCGCGGGCAAGACCACCCTGCTCAAGCTGCTCTGCGGCCAGGAGAAGGCCGACTCCGGGCGTGTTGTCGCAGGTCACGGGCTTCGGCTCGGGTACTACGCGCAGGAGCACGAGACGCTGGACCACGGCGCGAGCGTGTGGTCCAACATCCGGCACGCCGCCCCGGACACCCCGGAGCAGCAGCTGCGCACCCTGCTCGGCTCCTTCATGTTCAGCGGCGAGCAGCTCGACCAGCCGGCCGGCACGCTCTCCGGTGGCGAGAAGACCAGGCTCGCGCTGGCCGGTCTGGTCTCCAGCGCGGCCAACGTGCTGCTGCTCGACGAGCCGACCAACAACCTGGACCCGGCCAGCCGCGAGCAGGTGCTGGACGCGCTCCGTAGTTTCTCCGGCGCGGTCGTGCTGGTCACCCACGACCCCGGAGCGGTGGAGGCTTTGGAGCCGGAACGGGTGATCTTGCTACCCGATGGCACCGAAGATCACTGGTCAGCGGACTACCTGGAGCTGGTGCAACTCGCTTAG
- a CDS encoding SDR family oxidoreductase translates to MSQPNTPARTDFTGRTALVTGASRGIGLGIAEELLGRGANVVITSRKPEQVEAAVRHLAGTVADGDERVLGLPGNTGVDVDREAAVDGTLARFGSLDVLVNNTGINPVFGFLMDADLNAVKKIFDTNVVASLGFTQLAWHRWMGEHGGSVVNIASVGGIRSTGAIAAYGASKAALIRLTEELAWQLGPKVRVNAVAPAVVKTKFAEQIYTGREDDITSAYPMKRLGTPADVARLVAFLASDEADWITGETVRVDGGLLATGTLG, encoded by the coding sequence ATGAGCCAGCCGAACACGCCAGCGCGCACCGACTTCACCGGCAGGACCGCCCTGGTCACCGGGGCCAGCAGGGGTATCGGCCTCGGTATCGCCGAGGAGCTGCTCGGCCGGGGCGCGAACGTGGTCATCACCTCCCGCAAGCCCGAGCAGGTCGAGGCCGCGGTGCGGCACCTGGCCGGCACGGTGGCCGACGGCGACGAGCGGGTGCTGGGCCTGCCCGGCAACACCGGGGTGGACGTGGACCGGGAGGCCGCGGTGGACGGCACGCTGGCCCGGTTCGGCTCGCTGGACGTGCTGGTCAACAACACCGGCATCAACCCGGTCTTCGGCTTCCTGATGGACGCCGACCTGAACGCGGTGAAGAAGATCTTCGACACCAACGTGGTGGCCTCCCTGGGCTTCACCCAGCTGGCCTGGCACCGCTGGATGGGCGAGCACGGCGGCTCCGTGGTCAACATCGCCTCGGTCGGCGGCATCCGCTCCACCGGCGCGATCGCCGCCTACGGCGCGTCCAAGGCCGCGCTGATCCGGCTGACCGAGGAGCTGGCCTGGCAGCTGGGCCCGAAGGTGCGGGTCAACGCGGTGGCCCCGGCGGTGGTCAAGACCAAGTTCGCCGAGCAGATCTACACCGGCCGCGAGGACGACATCACCAGCGCCTACCCGATGAAGCGGCTGGGCACCCCGGCGGACGTGGCCCGGCTGGTGGCCTTCCTGGCCTCGGACGAGGCGGACTGGATCACCGGGGAGACCGTGCGCGTGGACGGTGGCCTGCTCGCCACCGGCACCCTGGGCTGA
- a CDS encoding GntR family transcriptional regulator, which produces MLRVDPDSPAPPWRQLHDQVRTAIAAGSLAPGMPLPTVRGLAAELGIAAGTVARAYKELEAAGVVRTAGRKGTVVADQPPAFAPEELPNLAAQFVHQAKLLGADRVAVFNAVNNAWPVDG; this is translated from the coding sequence GTGCTGAGGGTCGACCCGGACAGCCCGGCCCCGCCGTGGCGGCAGCTGCACGACCAGGTCCGCACCGCGATCGCGGCGGGCAGTCTGGCCCCCGGCATGCCCTTGCCGACGGTGCGCGGCCTGGCCGCCGAGCTGGGTATCGCCGCGGGCACGGTGGCCAGGGCGTACAAGGAGCTGGAGGCGGCGGGCGTGGTGCGCACCGCCGGTCGCAAGGGCACCGTGGTGGCCGACCAGCCGCCCGCCTTCGCCCCAGAAGAGCTGCCGAACCTGGCCGCGCAGTTCGTGCACCAGGCCAAGCTGCTGGGCGCGGACCGGGTGGCGGTGTTCAACGCGGTCAACAACGCCTGGCCGGTGGACGGCTGA
- a CDS encoding alpha/beta hydrolase: MSVPLPADFTARTVDADGTAIHCVTAGDGPPLLLLHGYPQTHLIWHEVAPWLAERFTVVLTDLRGYGDSAKPAPGPEDAEYSKRAMAADQLAVMRQLGFTEFGVAGHDRGGRVAHRLTLDHPEAVTRLAVLDIVPTRHTFANADKDFGLGYFHWFFLAAGDGIPERLIGNDPEFWIRARMTARHHGGDPFDEAAIAEYVRCFRDPAAIAASCADYRAAAGIDLTHDHADAGRLIEVPLLALWGQDSFVGRSYDVPAVWREYAREVTGQALPSDHYLPEEAPAETAAALAEFFSRPPARRC, translated from the coding sequence ATGAGCGTCCCACTGCCCGCCGACTTCACCGCCCGCACCGTCGACGCCGACGGCACCGCCATCCACTGCGTCACCGCCGGAGACGGCCCACCGCTGCTGTTGCTGCACGGCTACCCGCAGACACACCTGATCTGGCACGAGGTCGCGCCCTGGCTGGCCGAGCGGTTCACCGTGGTGCTCACCGACCTGCGCGGCTACGGCGACAGCGCCAAACCCGCGCCCGGCCCCGAAGACGCCGAGTACAGCAAGCGCGCGATGGCCGCCGACCAGCTGGCGGTGATGCGGCAGCTGGGCTTCACCGAGTTCGGCGTGGCCGGGCACGACCGCGGCGGCCGGGTCGCGCACCGCCTCACCCTCGACCACCCCGAAGCCGTGACCAGGCTGGCCGTGCTCGACATCGTGCCCACCCGGCACACCTTTGCCAACGCGGACAAGGACTTCGGGCTGGGCTACTTCCACTGGTTCTTCCTGGCCGCGGGCGACGGCATCCCGGAACGGCTCATCGGCAACGACCCCGAGTTCTGGATCCGCGCCAGGATGACCGCCCGCCACCACGGCGGCGACCCCTTCGACGAAGCCGCGATCGCGGAGTACGTGCGCTGCTTCCGCGATCCCGCCGCGATCGCCGCCTCCTGCGCGGACTACCGCGCGGCCGCGGGCATCGACCTGACCCACGACCACGCCGACGCGGGCAGGCTGATCGAGGTGCCACTGCTCGCATTGTGGGGACAGGACAGCTTCGTCGGCCGCAGCTACGACGTGCCCGCGGTGTGGCGGGAGTACGCGCGGGAGGTCACCGGGCAGGCGCTGCCCAGTGACCACTACCTGCCGGAGGAAGCGCCCGCGGAGACCGCGGCCGCGCTGGCGGAGTTCTTCAGCCGTCCACCGGCCAGGCGTTGTTGA
- a CDS encoding tartrate dehydrogenase produces MTTHHRIALIPGDGIGREVTPAARTVLDAVGARHGIRFGYQEFDYSCARYRELGAMMPADGLDRLREHDAIFLGAVGEPGVPDHISLWGLLIPIRRGFRQYVNLRPIKVFEGVPSPVRGAEPGAVDLVVVRENVEGEYSEIGGRLHRGCPEELAVQEAVFTRAGVTRVLDHAFRLAATRRGRLTSATKSNGIVHTLPFWDELVAETAPAHPGVTWDQEHIDALCAKLVLDPGRFDVIVGSNLFGDILSDLAAAVAGGIGLAPSANLNPERDFPSMFEPVHGSAPDIAGRGIANPIGAIWTAALLLNHLGHPEAAATVETALAELLAGTGIRTPDLGGTATTEEFTTALLEFLP; encoded by the coding sequence ATGACGACCCACCACCGCATCGCCCTGATCCCAGGCGACGGCATCGGCCGCGAGGTCACCCCGGCGGCCCGCACGGTGCTGGACGCGGTCGGCGCCCGGCACGGCATCCGGTTCGGCTACCAGGAGTTCGACTACTCCTGCGCCCGCTACCGCGAGCTCGGCGCGATGATGCCCGCCGACGGCCTGGACCGGCTCCGCGAGCACGACGCGATCTTCCTCGGCGCGGTCGGCGAACCGGGCGTGCCCGACCACATCTCCTTGTGGGGCCTGCTGATCCCGATCCGTCGCGGCTTCCGCCAGTACGTGAACCTGCGGCCGATCAAGGTGTTCGAGGGGGTGCCCAGCCCGGTGCGCGGCGCGGAACCGGGCGCGGTGGACCTGGTGGTGGTGCGGGAGAACGTGGAGGGCGAGTACAGCGAGATCGGCGGCAGGCTGCACCGCGGCTGCCCCGAGGAGCTGGCCGTGCAGGAGGCGGTGTTCACCAGGGCCGGGGTGACCAGGGTGCTGGACCACGCCTTCCGGCTGGCCGCGACCCGGCGCGGGCGGCTGACCTCGGCCACCAAGTCCAACGGCATCGTGCACACCCTGCCGTTCTGGGACGAGCTGGTCGCCGAGACCGCGCCCGCGCACCCCGGCGTGACCTGGGACCAGGAGCACATCGACGCCCTGTGCGCCAAGCTGGTGCTGGACCCCGGCCGCTTCGACGTGATCGTCGGCTCCAACCTCTTCGGCGACATCCTCAGCGACCTGGCCGCCGCGGTCGCCGGCGGCATCGGCCTGGCCCCCTCGGCCAACCTCAACCCCGAGCGCGACTTCCCGTCCATGTTCGAGCCGGTGCACGGCTCCGCCCCGGACATCGCCGGCCGCGGCATCGCCAACCCGATCGGCGCGATCTGGACCGCCGCGCTGCTGCTGAACCACCTCGGCCACCCCGAGGCGGCCGCTACCGTGGAGACCGCGCTGGCGGAACTGTTGGCAGGCACCGGAATCCGCACCCCGGACCTGGGCGGCACCGCCACCACCGAGGAGTTCACCACGGCCCTGCTGGAGTTCCTGCCATGA
- a CDS encoding metalloregulator ArsR/SmtB family transcription factor, which translates to MTAIEKAPLLAAQDADTYASWFASLADPTRVRLLHAVAVAGEAPVGVLAEQIGVGQPTCSHHLRKLAEVGFVRLRKVGATTLVSVNEACAAGLPHAADVVMGALAARPGGLTDLPAEVTVRAMTEADWPAVRRIYGEGIATRRATFETEVPRREVLDRKWLPGHRWVAEADGQVAGWAALTPVSPRACYAGVAETSLYVGAAFRGRGVGKSLIHRQVTAADEGGLWTLQSAIFPENKASLALHRAAGFRTVGIRERIARLDGRWQDTVMIERRAAAAD; encoded by the coding sequence GTGACCGCGATCGAGAAAGCGCCGCTACTGGCTGCTCAGGACGCTGACACCTACGCGAGCTGGTTCGCCAGCCTGGCCGATCCGACACGAGTCCGGCTGCTGCACGCGGTCGCCGTGGCCGGAGAAGCGCCGGTCGGCGTGCTCGCCGAGCAGATCGGCGTCGGTCAGCCGACGTGCTCGCACCACCTGCGCAAGCTCGCCGAGGTCGGCTTCGTCCGGCTGCGGAAGGTCGGCGCCACCACGCTGGTCTCGGTCAACGAGGCCTGCGCGGCCGGCCTTCCGCACGCCGCCGACGTGGTCATGGGCGCACTGGCCGCGCGGCCGGGCGGCCTGACCGACCTGCCCGCCGAGGTCACCGTGCGCGCCATGACCGAGGCGGACTGGCCCGCGGTCCGGCGCATCTACGGCGAGGGCATCGCCACCCGCAGGGCCACCTTCGAGACCGAGGTCCCGCGCCGGGAGGTGCTGGACCGCAAGTGGCTGCCCGGCCACCGCTGGGTCGCCGAGGCCGACGGCCAGGTGGCCGGCTGGGCCGCGCTCACCCCGGTCTCGCCGAGGGCCTGCTACGCCGGGGTCGCCGAGACCTCGCTCTACGTCGGCGCGGCCTTCCGCGGCCGGGGTGTGGGCAAGTCGCTGATCCACCGCCAGGTCACCGCCGCCGACGAGGGCGGCCTGTGGACCCTGCAGAGCGCGATCTTCCCGGAGAACAAGGCCAGCCTGGCGCTGCACCGCGCCGCCGGGTTCCGCACCGTGGGCATCCGCGAGCGGATCGCCCGGCTGGACGGCCGCTGGCAGGACACCGTGATGATCGAGCGCCGCGCCGCTGCCGCCGACTGA
- a CDS encoding LysR family transcriptional regulator has protein sequence MDARQLAYFLAVVDHGGVHRAAAALYLAQPSLSQAIRALERDLGQDLFHRAGRRLVLTDAGRALVEPARQVVRDLDIARASVAATAGLAVGRVEIAAMPSQAVQPLSDLVTAFTARHPGLTVTIRAAFTAPEVIELVRTGVTELGLLGATRLPPAVDIRLTPLGRQRFVLIAPADGPFRPGQVVRAEDLAGQRIVVGQTGTGMRRLVEEIRAAGVELTEVVETEHREAILPLVLGGVGVAVLAESWAELARRAGALVLDLEPPAHLDLALASRQAPLSPAATAFLAVTTESTVD, from the coding sequence ATGGACGCCCGGCAGCTGGCCTACTTCCTCGCGGTGGTCGACCACGGCGGGGTGCACCGGGCCGCGGCCGCGCTCTACCTCGCCCAGCCCTCGCTGTCCCAGGCGATCCGCGCCCTGGAACGCGACCTCGGCCAGGACCTGTTCCACCGCGCCGGCCGTCGGCTGGTGCTCACCGACGCCGGGCGCGCGCTGGTCGAACCCGCGCGGCAGGTGGTGCGCGACCTGGACATCGCCCGCGCCAGCGTGGCCGCCACCGCGGGTCTGGCCGTGGGCCGGGTGGAGATCGCCGCCATGCCCTCGCAGGCGGTGCAACCGCTCAGCGACCTGGTCACCGCCTTCACCGCCCGCCATCCCGGCCTGACCGTGACCATCCGGGCCGCGTTCACCGCGCCCGAGGTGATCGAGCTGGTCCGCACCGGCGTCACCGAGCTCGGCCTGCTCGGCGCCACCCGGCTCCCGCCCGCGGTCGACATCCGGCTCACCCCGCTGGGCCGCCAGCGCTTCGTGCTCATCGCGCCTGCCGATGGACCGTTCCGGCCCGGTCAGGTGGTGCGGGCGGAAGACCTTGCCGGGCAACGGATCGTGGTCGGCCAAACCGGCACCGGCATGCGCCGCCTGGTCGAGGAGATCCGGGCCGCCGGGGTCGAGCTGACCGAGGTGGTGGAGACCGAGCACCGCGAGGCCATCCTGCCGCTGGTGCTCGGCGGGGTCGGGGTGGCCGTGCTCGCCGAGTCCTGGGCCGAGCTGGCCCGGCGCGCGGGCGCGCTGGTGCTCGACCTCGAACCGCCCGCCCACCTCGACCTCGCGCTGGCCAGCAGGCAGGCCCCGCTCAGCCCGGCCGCCACCGCCTTCCTCGCCGTGACGACCGAGTCCACTGTGGACTGA